The following are encoded together in the Daucus carota subsp. sativus chromosome 5, DH1 v3.0, whole genome shotgun sequence genome:
- the LOC108220186 gene encoding serine/threonine-protein kinase Nek6 translates to MEAENGDTDKSKIEGYQVIEQIGRGAFGATFLVLHKNENRRYILKKIRFVNQTEKFIDAAHQEINLISRLNHPYVVEYKDAWVEGSSVCIVTGCCEGGDMAKFVRKARGAYFPEEKLCKWLAQVLLALDYLHSNRVLHRDLKCSNIFLTKSGDIRLGDFGLAKLLQSEELASSVVGTPNYMCPELLTDIPYGYKSDIWYLGCCMFEIAAHQPPFRASDMTGLINKINRSSFSPLPIVYSSTLKQIIKSMLRKSPEHRPTAAELLRHPHLQPYLLQCHNPSSVFLPVKSPNSTKEKIKRSPTRKPSCSKGIIQREVRVLNDMEPLPLYEENADVLLANPAKYDNLETKRVDPTSYSAKISVSNEDSRSEVTSFATTICNGDEQESLHFLTPKESTETQSSIAGTSSQHGEQEESINGNNPQDQESGSERETETEIEALCNQCVKVEWYTKKENYILENHSTMTMSNAGCSNKGASIAEENLSSTAHIFEADAESRLNVDSSVEVPLDNLLPESNRRTNVVEAETGCKSMQTPRADTQVILEQVSDTSVRITTSAIGDNDGKTGWANPTQQRADALESLLELCARLLKQNKLDELAGVLNPFGEDAVSSRETAIWLTKSLMTAQK, encoded by the exons ATGGAGGCTGAGAATGGCGATACTGATAAGTCCAAGATAGAGGGTTATCAAGTGATTGAGCAAATTGGAAGAGGGGCTTTTGGAGCTACGTTTCTTGTGCtccataaaaatgaaaacagaag GTATATTCTGAAGAAGATTCGCTTTGTTAATCAAACTGAGAAATTCATTGATGCGGCTCACCAGGAG ataaatttaatttcaagattGAACCACCCTTATGTCGTGGAGTACAAAGATGCTTGGGTCGAG GGTTCAAGTGTGTGCATCGTAACAGGATGCTGTGAAGGAGGAGACAT GGCCAAGTTTGTTAGAAAGGCTAGGGGTGCATATTTCCCAGAGGAG AAACTCTGCAAATGGCTAGCTCAGGTGTTATTAGCATTGGACTACTTGCATTCAAATCGAGTTCTTCACAGGGATCTTAAG TGTTCCAATATATTCCTCACAAAGAGTGGCGATATACGTCTGG GTGACTTTGGACTAGCAAAGCTGCTTCAATCAGAAGAACTTGCTTCTTCG GTTGTTGGCACTCCCAATTACATGTGTCCTGAGCTCCTCACCGATATTCCATATGGATACAAATCTGACATATGGTACCTCG GTTGCTGTATGTTTGAGATTGCTGCACACCAACCTCCATTTAGAGCCTCG GATATGACTGGACTTATTAACAAGATCAACAGATCCTCTTTTTCTCCGCTGCCAATCGTATATTCCTCAACGTT GAAGCAGATCATCAAGAGCATGCTAAGGAAGAGTCCAGAGCACCGGCCAACT GCTGCAGAACTTTTGCGCCATCCCCATTTGCAGCCTTACCTCCTTCAGTGTCACAACCCGTCTTCTGTCTTTCTTCCAGTGAAGTCTCCTAACAGCACAAAGGAGAAGATAAAAAGATCACCAACTCGAAAACCCAGTTGTAGCAAAGGGATCATTCAGAGAGAGGTCAGAGTGCTGAATGACATGGAGCCACTTCCATTATATGAAGAAAATGCTGATGTGCTATTAGCAAATCCAGCTAAGTACGACAATCTGGAGACGAAACGCGTTGATCCAACAAGCTATTCTGCAAAGATTTCTGTCAGCAATGAAGACTCCAGGAGTGAGGTTACAAGTTTTGCAACAACTATATGTAATGGAGATGAACAAGAAAGTTTACATTTTCTAACACCAAAAGAAAGCACTGAGACTCAGAGTTCTATAGCTGGTACATCATCGCAGCATGGAGAACAAGAAGAATCTATCAACGGAAACAATCCACAGGATCAGGAAAGTGGTTCAGAGAGAGAAACAGAAACAGAGATTGAAGCATTATGTAATCAATGTGTAAAAGTGGAATGGTATACTAAGAAggaaaattatattttggaaAACCACAGTACGATGACAATGTCTAATGCAGGCTGTAGTAATAAGGGTGCTTCCATTGCGGAAGAGAATTTATCATCAACAGCACACATTTTTGAAGCTGACGCAGAATCAAGACTCAATGTGGACAGTTCAGTAGAGGTTCCCTTGGATAATTTGTTGCCTGAAAGTAACAGGAGGACAAATGTAGTGGAAGCAGAAACTGGTTGCAAGTCAATGCAAACACCAAGAGCTGACACTCAGGTCATTTTAGAGCAGGTAAGTGATACTTCAGTACGGATTACAACTTCTGCAATTGGTGATAATGATGGGAAAACCGGATGGGCTAATCCTACACAACAAAGAGCAGATGCTTTAGAATCTTTACTTGAGTTATGTGCACGGTTACTAAAACAGAACAAACTTGATGAGCTTGCAGGCGTGCTAAACCCATTTGGGGAGGACGCTGTCTCATCCAGAGAAACAGCAATCTGGTTGACAAAAAGCCTTATGACTGCACAGAAATAG
- the LOC108221306 gene encoding uncharacterized protein LOC108221306, with protein MYERVMKEKFMFIRHWNALKFSPKYQASLAKKNKPAKDKDASSQSVDSQIPTSLESDEMMERPIRRKATKRLKRVVNEAKDEEGLEILKTMQKDTLAIASSRTESVQMSLQLQKEMRQLQKEKLQLRLAKEERERQKEERERQVYEASIMAIDTSKMLPDQAKYYDALKARIKRNIS; from the coding sequence ATGTATGAGCGGGTTATGAAAGAGAAATTTATGTTTATACGTCACTGGAATGCACTAAAATTTTCGCCAAAATATCAAGCTAGTTTGGCAAAGAAAAACAAGCCAGCTAAAGACAAAGATGCATCTTCACAATCTGTTGATAGTCAGATTCCTACAAGCCTAGAATCCGATGAAATGATGGAACGTCCAATTAGAAGGAAAGCTACAAAGAGATTGAAAAGAGTTGTCAATGAAGCAAAAGATGAGGAGGGCTTAGAAATTCTTAAAACAATGCAGAAAGATACATTGGCCATTGCTTCTTCAAGAACAGAATCAGTTCAAATGAGCTTGCAATTACAGAAGGAAATGAGGCAGTTACAAAAAGAGAAGTTGCAGTTACGCTTAGCTAAGGAGGAGCGGGAGAGGCAAAAAGAGGAGCGAGAGAGGCAAGTTTATGAAGCTTCCATCATGGCGATTGATACTAGTAAAATGCTACCAGATCAAGCTAAATATTATGATGCACTTAAAGCTAGGATAAAGAGAAATATATCATGA